The nucleotide sequence ggagagggagagggagagggagagagagaaagaaagcagGAAAGTAAAGGGAGAGGTAGAGGGAGGGCTCAAGAAAGGGAACATGTTCCCTTCCTGAAGGTTTTGCTCTTAACCCATTGACTTTTTTCTGATttttcattttattcttatcatCATTTTTTGATCCTTCTCTCAGGTGCACCCTGACTTGAACTGTTGCTTGTTGGATGAATTTTTTGTGAATCTTGAGGTTCTGTTCTTGATTTTGTCTGGGTCCTGCTTTTGGATTTGGTTTGGGATGTCTGTGGGAAGAGGTTTTCTACTGTGGGGATAGTTGAAGAAGGCTTTGGTTTTCTCGGTTTCTCTGCTGCAGGAAAGAGATTGGTTTACTGATACCTGTTGGGTTTGAGGGTGCATGTCATTGGGTTGCGGAGTTTATGTTTGGGAGGTGATTGTGGTGGTAATTTTCTTGGTTTTCTGATGGTATTTGTTCTTTGGAATTGCTGATTGcttggtttctttttcttttcttgttagatGGAGATTAGTTTTCCTAAACCGATTGGGTTTGTGGGTGCATGTCATTTGGTTGCGGGTTCTTGGATGAGAGGTGACTGTGGTGGGGATTTTTAGTCTTCTCATGGTGTTTCTTCAAGAATTGTTGATTCCTTCGTTTCTTGGTGTCATTTGTGTGACCTATATAGAAATGAAATATCTATATTTGTTGCATGGAtgcacatgaattttttttttcttttatttttgtaaaataatgATTTTTTAGTGAAATGTCTTGTATACTACGAAGGCACACTACTAAAGATACTTCAATCGCATTATATAGAAATGAAATATCCATTTTGTTATAGCTGACTGATACTGTATACCTTAGAACATGTGATCACAATTGCCTTTTTGGAGATCAATATCCTTTTACCTGTGGATGGAAACTGGTTTCTACCTGGGAAGAGCCATTGCAGCTTGTTGGGCAAATTGGGAGAAACAAATGCAGTTAGTGTTCCTTTCAGGGTAGAATGATCTATTCACCAAGTATTGAGCAAGCCGcacaatttttaatttttccacATAATTCAGGCTGTAAAACTCAGCCTGTTGGGGAGTACTGAATCCAGAGAACAGCAAGTACTCCCCATGAAAAACTTGCACAACTGCTCGATTCAGAACCATTCTGTTCTCTGTGTAATCCAGAGAAAAACAAGTTTTTCCACATACTTGAAATGTTGATGGTTTGGGAGTTCTTTTCTGAAAAAAGCAAGTCTCCTATATTACACGACAATGTTGGTTGATCTGCTTCAAATTCATTTTTCTGACACTTTTAAAGTGATGTAGTGTAGTGGGTTTAGTTTTTGGCAAAGGATTAATCTTTCATGCTCAACTGCTTGGGAAAAAATGGAAATTCTTTGGTGATATGAGTTTACTGATTCTAGTAACTTTTTTTTCGTATTATGTAAAACTCGTATAACAAAGTTATGTTTGGCAGAGGGAAATTACACTTTGGGAGGGCTATAAACATGAGCATTTCTGGTACTTTTAGCTTTTGAAATTTTCTGAAGGATACTCCAAAGCTATTATAATCTCAGGTTCAGGTCGATACCGAAAGAGATTTAAATTAACCTTTGGCAACAAGATTCATGGTTACCAAATTGGCCACCAGGATGCCTATTGATTTGTATGAATAATCTTGCCTACAAAGTACATATCAAAATGCAGAATGTTAAAGATAAAAGAAGACTTCTTTTCATCTATTTTGTGCCATTCTAGCCATATTTTGGGTGCTAAGTTTTTTATTCTGAGATGCAAATACTGCAAATAGTTGGATATCTTGCCTTTAATTATAGGTCATGTATTAGGTCCTTTGCAGATGAACCTGGTGAACCATGGGTTTTCTCTAATGAACATGGTGATCTTATGGATCTAATTCACCATAaccctttctcccctgctctgccTGTATCTTCTTTGAGTTTCACCTCTCTATGTGTGGGTGTGTGTAAAATCACTGAAATGCCAATCATATTCACTTTTTATGTATGATTTATGTTATGCAGATCAGTTTGATTCACAAAGTAAAATCTTAAATATTAAAGTGATTTGATACTAAAGCCATATAAGTCCAGTTTGGCACAAAAAAAGGTGAAATGATTTTCATCCAGAATCTATAACAACAATAGCAacaaagtcccaactatttggggtcggctacTTGGATCTTTTGCTGCTATTGAGATCTTTTTATCCAGAATCTGATAGAAACAAATTCTTTTGTGGGTTCTGCACTGGACCCTATTGGCTAAATACCAAAGTTAGCCAGAATGTGAAAGGTAACAGAATTAAAGGTCTCTGTAGACACAAAGAAGATCTTGCTACCTACTGGATTCTGTTATCCATTCAAGCTGAACTTGCATTCGTAGATCACTATGTAGATTCTTGGGGATGGAGATGCACAAAATTGCTTGGTGTTCTAGTAATTTGGTTGTTTTAACATAGGATGGCAGAGAATTACATCCACCCAAAACTACTTTGCTGGATTCAACTTTAGTAGACATCAACCTTTAAATATCCACCACTTTCTGACTTGTAAGCTGTGCCAAGATGGGATACAGTGCATGATGATCATTGTCGTCCATGCCTTCTACCATCAAATATTAGTGTTCTTTGTAACTGTCTGTCAACTTGAAGTCAATCATGTGAATATGGATTCTTTACACAGATTTGAACAAATATATGAACTTTGTAGTTAATCAAATATCGTGGTTGCAGCTGATGTCAGTAATCCTGAACAACTTGCTAACGTTGTTCAGCAATCTTGCAAATTATGTTTATAGCCGCCAATAGCTTGTTATatgctttttctctttttttgaaAATCATTATGAGTAAATTGTCGGAGTTATTTAAATGGTCTATGTCTTGATTTCAGATGCTCCTAACTTTCTTTCAACACAGTGatattgataattgtttttttctATGTACTAGCTAGATTTTACAACTACCAAGAAATTACACTTGCTCCAGAACTAGCCTGGTATTGGGATATGCATCTTGATGCAAGATATTCTGAAATGCAAGACATTGGCATGAGAGGTTCACAGAATAGACCCTATTCAAAATCTACTTGTGTGAACAATCCTACTTGGTGGAATTCAAATAGTGCAACTATTCCGGAGTCCTCATATTCCAAGAACTTGAATATGAACATGGACTTCTTGGGGAAAGATGGTAACAAGGTAAAGCTATTGAACCATTCGGTATCTGAACATGACTCATCAACTCAGTCCACTGGTCAATCTCATCAAGAAATATCAGGAACAAGTGAAGACAATGTTCATGAGCAACATATTTCAGTACAATCTGGTATAGGCAAACTAATATGAAATGCTCTTTTACTAAGCCTTTTGGATTTTGTGTTCTTAGATGTAGTGAATATTATCTTCTATCTGCTTATGTTTGAGTTGATATTTCATTTTTGTTGCTGCATAATGTCACTTTAGAAAGTTGTTTGTTATGGCTTGACCACATTGTTCTGTTATCAGTAATCAATATTAAACTTGATGATTGCCTTAATCTGGAAAATTAActtaaaatgaataaaaatacATTGTGAGCTTGACCTTCTATCTACACCAAAGACTTGTATACTTATTCTGCTAGATATACCGAGTGCTTGCCTGATTGCtcatgtttctttcttttcttgttgcAAATCTGTACTCAATTGCCACTGGTTCCTCTGGTTGTCTTCCATATTTAGAGCCTAGATGGGGAGCTTGATAGTTGCCAGATACACAGGTCTATTTGAGCTTTATTATGTCCATGAGATTAAAAGCTTGATAGTTGCCCTACACAAAGGGCTTGTTGAAAGGTTTAGTTAACCATAATCTGTACACAGTGTAACTATTGTCTTAATTGGTGAATGTTTTAATTTCTTATAAAAAATGTTCTCTTCCAGTTGGATATGTATCTGTTTATACAGTTTAAAATGGAGTAAATTGTTAAATTTAAACCGCTGAATTCTCCTGTGAAGTCAATTTTCAAATGCAACACGAGGATTCTTAAGAAAATTCTGTATGTCGGAAGCATGTACCTTATCACAGACATTTCTTTGCAGTTTGTTCTTTTTATCCAAGTGTTGGATATTTATGTATAAGATTATGATTTATCGAAGTGTTGGAAATTTACCTGTACCGGTCCCTAGGTGGATCGGTAGGGGTCTGATACATACTGGTGCACCGAAACATGGTATGCTGGTATACGGATCAGCATCGAGAAGGggggaaagaagaggagaaggtcaAGGAGAatggggaaagaagagaaggagaagattaagaaggggaagaggaggaggaaaaagtATTGGGGCAGTGGGTGGGCGATGGTGGCAGTAGCAAGCatgggtgagagagagagagagagagagagagagaggaccagaCCCTGGAACCGGACTGGACCAGACGAAAAGCCATGGTCTGCATGCTAGTTAAAACTCGGACTAGGAAACACTGTTTGGTGGTTATTGGTCCAGGCAAAATTTGATACCAATGTTTGTTtctactttctcctttttatcatAGAAAATTGGGCATCATGAAGTCCTAAAACATTTTACTTCGATGTTTTTTGCATACTTGTAGATGTCAATGGTACAAAATGTACCATGCGCATGTTAATAGTTCCTTCAATTTTTGCAATGTAATTTTCTTGTGTCTAGGTTGCTTTGCATGCCTGTATAATTTATAAAGATCTGTATATAAAATCTTGGTTTCAGAGTTCCCTTTTCTTTATGCAAGTACGTTCTAGCTCTTCCACATTATCTTACCTTCTTACACAGTTGCTCTCCTTTGTTAGGTATCGATAGTACACTCACAAAGTCAGCCAAGGATCATCTGAAGCCAGTCATATCTCTTGGGGCATCAGATGCTGCCCTTGCACCTCCAAAATGGGACTACAGCCAGTCCTTTGTAAGTTCGCATTGGTATTTTTGGAGCTGTTAAATGATTTGTTTATATGGAACACCCTGTATCATCAAATTCATTTAACTAATTTGCTTCTGACATTAGGGCTTCTGGATTTCTTGTTGCAGGCTCCTGTTCCATACCCTTATGCTGACCCATATTATGGTGGTATCTTTGCTGTGTGCGGACCACATGCTGTGGTAAGTGTATCAAACATatttttttttgctaattttcTCTGGCTTTCAATTGGACATACATGTGGTTGCTCCACCATTTTTAAGTAGGGCTGGACTATGCTATGGTTTCTATCTGTTGGTATATGCATTAAAGATTTCACTTTCATTCTGGTCCatggagtgttttttttttttgtttcaatacTTTCGGCTAGAGTTTTTAGACTTTGATGGAGAGAAAAAACATAGGAAGAACAAATCAACAATGAAAAACTTTTGCACATCATTCGGGTAGCTTTTGTGTCTTTGTAGCAGTCTTAATTTTCATTCGTTTGCTATTAATCAGCAAGTCGGGTATCTTTGCTGTAAGCAGACCACATGCTGTGGTAAGTGTATCAAACACATTTTGTTTTGCTAATTTTCTCTGGCTTTCAATTGGACATACATGTGGTTGCTCCACCATTTTCAAGTAGGGCTGGACTATACTATGGTTTCTATCTGTTGGTATATGCATTAAAGGTTTCACCTTCATTCTGGTCCatggagtgtttttttttttgtttcaatacTTTCAGCTAGAACTTTAAGACTTTGATGGAGAGAAAAAACATAGGAAGAACAAATCAACAATGACAAGCTTTTGCACATCAGTCACATAGCAGTCTTAATTTTCATTCGTTTGCTATCAATCAGCGAGTCCAATCTTGATTTTGCACATTGGCCAATGGCAAACATAGGAAGAATTTCGATCGGCAAGTGCATACGATATAGTTGCGACTAACAATTAGGAAAATACAACATGCAACAATATACATCATAGGAATTATAGGATCCCGTGCACATTACTAGTGTCGACCTGTAGCGTAAAAGATAAATTTTCATTGATTTGCTATCTTCATTTTCTTCATATGGCACGGTGCTACTCTACCCGCAGATTCAACCACAAATGACGGGAATAGCATCCCCTGCTCGAGTTCCACTGCCGCTTCAACCTGCAGCGGAAGAACCCATTTATGTCAATGCAAAACAATATAATGCAATACTTCGAAGGAGGCAGCTGCGTGCAAAGTTGGAGGCTCAAAACAAACTCATCAAAAATAGAAAGGTATACGCTTCTGTAAGGACATAAGTCGTTATTTTTTGTTTAAATATTTCTTCTGTTTCGTTACGCGAGTAAGAAAAAGAGAATTAATTGCATTGCCAAAATTAACATAGACCTGATTTTGCATATATGCACAACTAACAACTAACTCTGAAATGCTATCAATAGGAACAACTAACTTATGCCTGTATCTTTTCAGCCATATCTTCATGAGTCACGCCATCTTCACGCAATGAAGAGGGCAAGGGGATCCGGTGGACGATTCCTCAACACAAAGCAGCTCCAGCAACAACAGCAGACGCAGGCTTCTGCCATGTCAGGCCGTAAGCAGCTCACCGGTTCAGAGCTCCGCCCCATTGGTTTGGCTGCCACTTTGATCGACTCCGACACCGCAACTGTCTCTACAAACAGAAGCATGTTAGCGCAACGGGATCGCTTGGGCTTCCCCTTGCCCAATCTCCTCCATTCAAGCATGGGAACAAGCAATCAAGGTGGCAGCAGCATGATGAGCAGTAATTCGGAGCTCCAAGTCCCACCCATGCGGTAAAACTTGGGGAGCCAACCGAGAGTGAGGAGATTGTATCTCGCTGTGTCTCATGGTGGTTCCCCGGCAATTCATCCTTGGCTTTTGGCATCTCATCCGAAATGCTTCATTTGATATGGTACTAAACTCTAGTTTGGTAACTCAGAAACTCATCAGTGTTAACCAGTACAGAGCTTATCGTACTCGTCCTTTAATTTGTACCAAGTAAAGAGATAGCAAGTGTGACTCAGAGACCTCCTTCTCAAACAAATGCATGGATTCCATCTCCATCCTGTTTACTAATTAATGCATGAATTCTCTGAATCTGATAAGACATGCTGTCGATACATGGCAAGCCAAGGCATTATATTCCCGAAATGATTTGATGTGATTGTTACTCTTCCGATCGGACTTCAAACAGCCATATCATTTGTCATTTGTATGATTAATTTACATATGAATACGGTGTTAACAAAATTGTGCATTTACTCTATTCCACACATACGAGACCGAGTTTTGTTTGGTAATGGCGATCGATCCGCAAAGCACGCTCTCGCGCGCGGGTCGATGAATCACATGGCTTGCACTCATCCGCAGACCACTACAGTATAATACTTAATGAATGCCGAGATCCATGGCTTGTATTGGTCGACGCAGAAACCAAAACAATAATTGTGAGTTGGGGACGGATGCCGACGTCTTCAATGCTCGTATTCATTGACTTGACTCAACAAAAGGATATTATAAGATATTCCATAGCTTTCGTTTGGCCAAATAATATATATGCTTCACAAATGGCAGTGCGTCTTTGTATAAGAAAGCCAGGATCGAGGAAGGAGAGTCATCTGGTTCATCATCGGAGCTAGCGAGAGGCTCATCTTCTCTCAGGTACTGTTCTTTCTCTCATGCGGATTTCTTCATCAATGGGCTGAGTTATTCACTGTTTCAGTCAATGAATGTTATGCTGATTGATTTGAGCAAGACAACAAGCCATTATCTTGCACTTGGATTCACATCTGGATCTCGTTACTCCATTTTTGGAACTTGGAATCTTTCCATTTATCTTGTAACTTTCCCTGAGAATAGTGCATCTCTGGTGCTGAAGGAGGGGTCGAGTTCATCTGAGATCCTTCCTCTCCCATCTCTTCCTCCACTTTTAATCTATACAACTGCGTCTTTCCCTTTGTCTTCTATAGGAACCCTATGCCTGGAATTATTTCTACTtttaatcttccttttcttcatcAGTAGGAACCCCATGAGTAGTCATATGATCTTTATTATTTTGGATCTGAGTGAATGTGCAACTAAGAAATGTTTTCAGTGTTCGACGAGTAATAGATGGA is from Musa acuminata AAA Group cultivar baxijiao chromosome BXJ3-8, Cavendish_Baxijiao_AAA, whole genome shotgun sequence and encodes:
- the LOC135581299 gene encoding nuclear transcription factor Y subunit A-3-like; the protein is MHLDARYSEMQDIGMRGSQNRPYSKSTCVNNPTWWNSNSATIPESSYSKNLNMNMDFLGKDGNKVKLLNHSVSEHDSSTQSTGQSHQEISGTSEDNVHEQHISVQSGIDSTLTKSAKDHLKPVISLGASDAALAPPKWDYSQSFAPVPYPYADPYYGGIFAVCGPHAVIQPQMTGIASPARVPLPLQPAAEEPIYVNAKQYNAILRRRQLRAKLEAQNKLIKNRKPYLHESRHLHAMKRARGSGGRFLNTKQLQQQQQTQASAMSGRKQLTGSELRPIGLAATLIDSDTATVSTNRSMLAQRDRLGFPLPNLLHSSMGTSNQGGSSMMSSNSELQVPPMR